In Streptococcus dysgalactiae subsp. dysgalactiae, the following are encoded in one genomic region:
- a CDS encoding sensor histidine kinase: MRGNQVEEKFKQRLQKDISRHFSYQSLMLSVLLIGLFVIFSLAPQQIGLYRDVNTISDRYHRFVTKQEALLEDLGITSVEPFLNGSISAEELSKHYFHLRQTSQLSTDFFIFSQNQTLLFASNPHLGSFLSKSVYIQEVLAGAKTKKPFFRITMDNEEGHYLIVIKPIISQEKVKGHVFLVMNGKDFLHPSKTLTSDLVIADRLDNTFTFTNRDFITSSLDKVNSSLLQDYFVFQNHRAFVVRKVALQGNLWLYMYRPLIPITSVVLFSLISSLIIFVILQRKSSGLANRIAAKNSIAINQMVQEMGAISRQEKSRIDLDSQDEFQYLSGQINHMVEQLQELHDKTLALETQKLVFEKRMLEAQFNPHFLYNTLETILITSHYDPVLTEKIVIQLTKLLRYSLTDSTKPVLLKDDLSVIDSYLVINQVRFEELQYCFHLSPDLENLSVPKLFLLPLIENAIKYGLKERHDVRIEIACYRKDNHIVFAVSDNGTGISPQKQLTIREQLEAAESHHGLVNSYRRLKHHFSEVSLVFVQEDDQFTVSYYVKE, encoded by the coding sequence ATGCGAGGTAACCAGGTGGAAGAAAAGTTTAAACAACGATTGCAAAAGGACATTTCACGGCATTTTTCTTACCAATCACTCATGTTATCAGTGCTTTTGATTGGTCTTTTTGTCATTTTCTCTTTAGCCCCACAGCAAATTGGCTTGTACCGCGATGTCAATACGATTTCGGACCGTTACCACCGTTTCGTGACTAAGCAAGAGGCCTTGTTAGAAGACTTAGGAATAACGAGTGTTGAGCCTTTTCTAAATGGTAGCATTAGCGCTGAAGAGTTGAGCAAACACTATTTTCATCTTCGGCAAACAAGTCAACTGTCAACTGATTTTTTTATCTTTTCTCAAAACCAAACCCTTTTGTTTGCTAGCAATCCCCATTTGGGTTCTTTTTTGAGCAAGTCGGTTTATATCCAGGAAGTTTTGGCAGGAGCAAAGACCAAAAAGCCTTTCTTTAGAATAACCATGGATAATGAAGAAGGTCATTATCTGATAGTGATTAAGCCAATAATCAGCCAAGAAAAAGTTAAAGGGCATGTCTTTTTAGTCATGAATGGTAAAGATTTTCTCCATCCAAGCAAGACCTTGACCTCTGATTTGGTCATTGCAGATCGACTAGATAATACTTTTACCTTTACCAACCGTGATTTTATCACTTCCAGTTTGGATAAGGTTAATAGCTCCTTGTTGCAAGATTACTTTGTTTTCCAAAATCATCGTGCCTTTGTCGTGAGAAAAGTAGCGCTGCAAGGAAATCTCTGGTTATACATGTACCGTCCGCTGATTCCAATTACGTCAGTTGTCTTGTTCTCGCTCATTTCTTCCCTTATTATCTTTGTGATTTTACAGCGCAAATCGAGTGGCTTGGCCAATCGTATTGCAGCTAAAAATTCGATAGCCATCAATCAAATGGTTCAAGAGATGGGAGCTATTTCTCGCCAGGAAAAAAGTCGGATTGACTTAGATAGCCAAGACGAGTTTCAATATTTATCTGGCCAGATTAATCACATGGTGGAACAATTACAGGAACTACATGACAAGACCTTGGCCTTGGAAACGCAAAAATTAGTGTTTGAAAAACGGATGTTGGAAGCTCAGTTTAATCCTCATTTTCTCTACAATACTTTAGAAACCATTTTAATCACTAGCCATTACGATCCAGTTTTAACTGAAAAAATTGTTATTCAGCTCACCAAATTACTGCGGTATAGTCTGACAGATTCCACCAAACCTGTCCTACTCAAAGATGATTTAAGTGTGATTGATTCTTACTTGGTCATCAATCAGGTGCGTTTTGAAGAATTACAATACTGTTTTCACCTCTCGCCAGACCTTGAAAACCTCTCTGTGCCAAAGTTGTTTTTACTCCCTTTGATTGAAAATGCTATAAAATATGGATTAAAAGAACGTCACGATGTCCGGATCGAGATAGCTTGTTATCGCAAAGACAATCACATTGTCTTTGCTGTGAGTGACAACGGCACAGGGATATCACCTCAAAAGCAATTAACCATTCGAGAACAACTGGAAGCGGCAGAATCTCATCATGGATTGGTTAATTCTTACCGTCGTCTCAAACATCATTTTTCAGAAGTGTCATTGGTGTTTGTCCAAGA
- a CDS encoding PTS system mannose/fructose/sorbose family transporter subunit IID has translation MTSQDNLTREERKMLRSVFWRSWTMNASRTGATQYHAVGVIYTLLPVINHFYKTDKDKADALVRHTTWFNATMHINNFIMGLVASMEKKNSEDPEFDASAITAVKASLMGPISGVGDSFFWGILRVIAAGIGISLASTGSAMGAVVFLLLYNIPAFIIHYYSLYGGYSVGAGFIKKLYESGGIKIVTKTSSMLGLMMVGSMTASNVKFKTILTVAAKGAKEAASIQDYLDQLFIGIVPLLVTLAAFWLLRKKVNINWIMFGIMFLGIILGLLGIC, from the coding sequence ATGACATCACAAGATAATTTGACCAGAGAAGAACGCAAAATGTTGCGCTCAGTCTTCTGGCGCTCATGGACGATGAATGCCAGCCGTACAGGTGCAACCCAGTATCATGCCGTTGGTGTGATTTACACCCTTTTGCCTGTTATTAATCATTTTTACAAAACAGATAAAGATAAGGCAGACGCGCTGGTTAGACATACGACATGGTTCAATGCCACCATGCACATCAATAACTTTATCATGGGTCTTGTGGCATCGATGGAAAAGAAAAATAGTGAAGATCCTGAATTTGATGCCAGTGCCATTACGGCGGTAAAAGCATCCCTAATGGGACCTATTTCCGGCGTTGGAGATTCCTTCTTCTGGGGAATTCTTCGAGTTATTGCTGCAGGAATTGGGATTTCCTTGGCAAGTACAGGGTCAGCCATGGGTGCTGTTGTCTTCTTGCTCTTGTATAATATCCCTGCTTTTATCATTCATTATTACAGTCTATATGGTGGTTATTCTGTTGGTGCAGGCTTTATCAAAAAACTTTACGAATCTGGTGGCATCAAAATTGTGACCAAAACCTCAAGCATGCTTGGGTTGATGATGGTTGGATCAATGACCGCTTCAAATGTGAAATTCAAAACCATTCTTACGGTTGCTGCGAAAGGTGCCAAAGAAGCAGCTTCCATTCAAGATTACCTTGATCAGTTATTTATTGGCATTGTACCGCTTTTGGTAACTTTGGCAGCCTTTTGGCTCTTACGTAAAAAGGTCAATATCAACTGGATTATGTTTGGTATCATGTTCCTTGGCATTATTCTTGGCCTTTTAGGCATTTGCTAA
- a CDS encoding PTS mannose/fructose/sorbose/N-acetylgalactosamine transporter subunit IIC, whose product MLVPATMAALAVLICFGGNYLTGQSMMERPLVVGLVTGLLLGDMKVGILMGASLEALFLGNVNIGGVIAAEPVTATAMATTFTIISHIDQKAAMTLAVPIGMLAAFVVMFLKNVFMNIFAPMVDKAAEANHQGQLVMLHYGTWIIYYLIIASISFIGILVGSGPVNAFVEHIPQNLMNGLSAAGGLLPAVGFAMLMKLLWTNKLAVFYLLGFVLTAYLKLPAVAVAALGAVICVISSQRDLELDAITKGAFSNQTSFDSKESEEEDFFA is encoded by the coding sequence ATGTTAGTACCAGCAACAATGGCAGCATTAGCTGTGTTGATTTGTTTTGGGGGAAATTATTTAACCGGTCAAAGCATGATGGAAAGACCTTTGGTGGTTGGTTTGGTCACAGGTCTTCTTTTAGGAGACATGAAGGTCGGCATTTTAATGGGAGCTTCTTTAGAAGCCCTCTTCCTGGGAAATGTTAATATTGGTGGTGTGATTGCTGCAGAACCTGTAACGGCAACTGCTATGGCGACAACCTTTACCATTATTTCACATATTGACCAAAAAGCAGCTATGACTCTAGCTGTTCCAATCGGAATGTTGGCAGCTTTTGTCGTCATGTTCTTAAAAAATGTCTTCATGAATATCTTTGCTCCAATGGTTGATAAAGCAGCTGAAGCTAATCATCAAGGTCAGTTAGTGATGCTTCACTACGGTACTTGGATCATCTATTATTTAATCATTGCCTCTATTTCCTTTATTGGTATTTTGGTGGGAAGCGGTCCGGTGAATGCCTTCGTGGAACACATTCCCCAAAACCTCATGAATGGACTAAGTGCCGCAGGTGGCCTCTTGCCAGCCGTCGGTTTTGCCATGCTGATGAAATTATTGTGGACCAACAAATTAGCTGTTTTTTACCTATTGGGCTTTGTCTTAACAGCTTATTTGAAATTACCAGCTGTGGCCGTAGCGGCGCTTGGAGCAGTTATTTGTGTGATTAGTTCCCAACGTGATTTGGAATTGGATGCTATCACTAAGGGAGCCTTTAGCAATCAGACAAGCTTTGACTCAAAAGAATCAGAAGAGGAGGATTTCTTCGCATGA
- a CDS encoding PTS sugar transporter subunit IIB, giving the protein MITQIRVDDRLIHGQVAVVWTKELNAPLLVVANDEAAKNEITQMTLKMAVPNGMKLLIRSVEESIKLFNDPRAKDKRIFVIVNSVKDACAIAKEVPDLEAVNVANVGRFDKSDSASKVKVTPSLLLNPEEMTAAKELASLPNLDVFNQVLPSNTKVHLSQLVN; this is encoded by the coding sequence ATGATTACCCAAATTCGTGTTGATGATCGCTTGATTCATGGTCAAGTTGCAGTTGTCTGGACTAAAGAGTTGAATGCTCCACTCTTAGTTGTGGCCAACGATGAAGCGGCTAAAAATGAGATCACTCAAATGACGCTAAAAATGGCCGTACCAAATGGCATGAAATTGCTTATCCGTTCTGTTGAAGAATCTATTAAGCTCTTTAATGACCCACGCGCCAAAGACAAGCGTATCTTTGTTATTGTGAATTCTGTCAAAGATGCCTGCGCCATCGCTAAAGAAGTTCCAGACTTAGAAGCTGTTAATGTGGCTAATGTGGGACGCTTTGATAAGTCAGATTCAGCAAGCAAGGTTAAGGTGACGCCAAGTCTTTTGTTAAACCCAGAAGAAATGACTGCCGCAAAAGAATTAGCAAGTTTGCCAAATCTTGATGTCTTTAACCAAGTATTGCCATCCAATACCAAGGTTCATTTGAGTCAATTAGTCAACTAA
- a CDS encoding PTS sugar transporter subunit IIA: MKRKFLIGSHGRLASGLQSSIDILAGMGQSLEIIDAYVDDSDYTSQIDDFIAGVAADEQGLIFTDLLGGSVNQKMVTAVMASGKNNIFLITNSNLATLLSVMFLNPDEALTKDEIVTVINESQVQFVDLSPATDSEDDFFD, from the coding sequence ATGAAACGAAAATTTCTCATTGGTAGTCACGGCAGACTAGCCAGTGGTTTGCAAAGTTCCATTGACATTTTAGCAGGGATGGGTCAGTCACTTGAAATCATTGATGCTTATGTTGATGATAGTGATTATACTAGCCAGATTGATGACTTTATCGCTGGGGTAGCAGCAGATGAACAGGGCCTCATTTTTACTGATTTATTAGGTGGTAGTGTGAATCAGAAAATGGTAACGGCTGTGATGGCCAGTGGTAAAAATAATATTTTTTTAATCACAAATAGTAATCTAGCGACCTTGTTATCAGTGATGTTTTTGAACCCTGATGAGGCGCTTACTAAAGACGAAATTGTAACCGTTATCAATGAGTCTCAGGTTCAGTTTGTTGACTTGAGCCCTGCTACGGATTCAGAAGATGACTTTTTTGATTAA
- a CDS encoding YeiH family protein — protein MSTYLRKLPGLLLCLLLALPAWYLGRLFPIIGAPVFAILLGMLLALFYHHRDKTKEGISFTSKYILQTAVVLLGFGLNLTQVMAVGMQSLPIIVSTIATALLVAYGLQKWLGLDVNTATLVGVGSSICGGSAIAATAPVIKAKDDEIAKAISVIFLFNILAALLFPSLGQLLGLSNEGFAIFAGTAVNDTSSVTATATSWDAVHHSNTLDGATIVKLTRTLAIIPITLGLSLYRAKKEHEIVTEEGFILSKSFPRFILFFLLASLITTLMTSFGVSADVFHSFKELSKFFIVMAMAAIGLNTNLVKLIKTGGQAILLGAICWVAITLVSLGMQFSWGIW, from the coding sequence ATGTCAACTTATTTAAGAAAACTTCCAGGCTTGTTACTTTGTCTACTTTTAGCTCTTCCAGCCTGGTATTTAGGGCGCTTATTCCCCATTATTGGAGCACCTGTTTTTGCTATTCTTTTAGGAATGTTGTTAGCCTTGTTTTATCACCATCGTGACAAGACTAAAGAGGGAATTAGTTTTACATCCAAGTATATTTTGCAAACAGCAGTTGTTTTGCTTGGATTTGGATTAAACTTAACCCAAGTTATGGCAGTGGGCATGCAGTCTTTACCGATTATCGTTTCGACCATTGCCACCGCGCTGTTAGTTGCCTATGGCCTGCAAAAGTGGTTAGGCTTGGATGTGAATACGGCTACTTTAGTGGGTGTAGGTTCTTCCATTTGTGGGGGATCAGCGATTGCAGCGACAGCGCCTGTCATTAAGGCAAAGGATGATGAGATTGCCAAAGCTATTTCAGTCATTTTTCTCTTTAATATTCTAGCAGCTTTGCTATTTCCAAGTTTAGGACAATTATTAGGCTTATCTAATGAAGGTTTTGCTATTTTTGCTGGGACAGCTGTTAACGACACCTCTTCCGTGACTGCAACGGCCACGTCCTGGGATGCCGTTCACCATTCCAATACACTAGATGGCGCAACCATTGTCAAATTGACTCGCACCTTGGCTATTATTCCAATTACTTTAGGCTTATCTCTTTACCGCGCTAAAAAAGAGCACGAAATCGTTACAGAAGAAGGCTTCATCCTTAGTAAGTCATTCCCTCGTTTCATCCTCTTCTTTTTATTAGCTTCCCTCATTACAACGCTGATGACCAGCTTTGGTGTTTCTGCCGATGTTTTCCATTCCTTCAAAGAATTATCCAAATTCTTTATTGTTATGGCTATGGCAGCGATTGGTTTAAATACAAACCTGGTTAAATTAATCAAGACGGGCGGTCAAGCTATTCTTTTAGGGGCTATTTGCTGGGTGGCCATTACTCTTGTCAGTCTAGGCATGCAATTCTCTTGGGGCATTTGGTAA